The following DNA comes from Tunturibacter psychrotolerans.
GAGAAGATTTGTGCGCCGGGGTAGCCAAGTAGGACGGGGGAGTGGGTGGAGATGAGGAATTGGGCATCTTTGTAGTGGCGGAGGGTGTCGCGGATGAGGAGGAGAAACGACAGCTGGCGCTGTGGGGAGAGGGCGGCTTCGGGTTCGTCAAGGAGGAAGAGGCCGTTGCGTCTGAATTTGCGATCGAGGAGCGTGAAGAAAGTTTCGCCATGAGATCTGGTGTGGAGGCTCTGGCCGCCATAGCTTGGAAAGATTGGGGGTCCTATCCCCGCGTTCTCGATCGGGTCGTCCAGCTTGTCGATTTGCGTGGCGGTATTGAAGAAGCTTTCTGCTCGAAGGAAGAAGCCTGCACCGGTGCGCTTGTCGAATGAGAGACGCAATGCTCGCACGAGGGTGTCTGTGGAGTGATTGTGCTCCGTGGTGTCATTGCGGATGTTTCGGTTGCCGCCTTCGGGGCCGAAGCCGTAGTGCGCAGCGATGGCTTCGAGGAGGGTGGATTTTCCGGTTCCGTTTTCTCCGGCGAAGAAGGCGATGCGGGAGTGGATCGATATCTCGGGCAGCGAGGCGATGGTCGGGACAGAGAAGGGGTAGGCGGTCCAGTCTTCGACTCGTTCGCGCAGGAGGGTTATTTTTTTTAGCATGGAATTGGTTCAGAACTCCTATCCAGCATAACTTCGGTCCGGTGAAGCAGGGCATTTAGGGTGTTGATATGGGGTTTTGCCGGTTCTTTGGTGGTGGAATGCGGTGGAGTCGCCACTGGTGCTCAGCGGTGAGGGACGCTTCGCCAGGAAACGAGCGAAGGCGATTAGACTTGGCTGGCTGTTTTCGCGAAGTGGTTGGGTTTGCGTAAAATGACGAACGCCGAGGAGGCGCAGTGCGGTGGCGACGAATCCGTCCATTCGACCGATCAAAGTTGGTCTACTGAAGGAGAGCGAACTGGGAGAGGCGGACCGAATTGTCCGGCTGGCATTTGGAACGTTTATGGGGCTGCCCAATCCGCTGGATTTTATGGGTGACCGTCACTACATGACGCCACGGTGGCGCTCGACCAACGTGAAGGTGGTTGCGGCGCGGGAAGGTGACCGGCTGGTTGGGTCGAACGTCGTTACGCGTTGGGGATCGTTCGGATTTTTCGGGCCTTTGACGGTGGATCCGGAGTACTGGAATCGCGGGGTGGCGCAGCGTCTGATGGAATCCACGATGACGACCTTCGATCGGTGGGGTGTGCGGCATACCGGGTTGTACACGTTTGCGCACAGCGCCAAGCATGTGGGGCTGTATCAGAAGTTCGGCTATTGGCCGCGCTATCTTACCGCGATAATGACGTTCGCTGCGGAAGAGGCTCGGTCTGAACACGTGAAGGCGCCGATGCTGCTGTCGGCTTTCAAAAAAAATCAGCGGGAGGCTGCGATCGAAGCATGCGGAAGGCTTACCCACAGGATCGATAAGGGGCTTGATCTTGGCGGGGAGATTCGCTCTGTGCTTGCGCGGCGTACTGGGGACGTGGTGTTGACCTATACGCGCAACGCGTTGGATGGTTTCGCAGTGTGTCTGAATGGAGCGGGATCCGAGGGCGGCGAGAAGACATGTTACGTCAAGTTCGGAGCGGCTCGTAGCGGTGCGGGCGCGGCGGAACGGTTCGATGGATTGCTGGAGGCTTGTGAGGCATTCGCATCTTCGCGTGGGGCAGTAGTAGAGGCAGGTGTGAATATGGCTCGTGAAGATGCGTATCGGTGCTTGCGTTCTCGTGGGTATCGAGTGCTGATGCAGGGTGTCGCGATGCAGCGTCCGCATTTGGAGGGATTCAATCGGGCCGATGCGTTTGTGATCGACGATTGGCGTTAGTGGGTGGGAAACTCGGTTCCTTCAGCATGACCTGCGAATTCTATATTTGTGAGCGGCACCTCAATTTCCTGGGAGAGTCGCGATGAATGCGTTCATTTCACGGAGGGTGTCAGCTTCATTCGATTTGAAGACGTAGTGGTCGGCGTTTGGCATGCGAACAATGTGTGCAGAGGGAACTCCAGACTGGAATGCGTCCGCCTGGGCTGTGCAGCGAATCCCGTCTTCTTTAATGATCGCTGCTTTCCCTTCAGGAGTGGAATGGACGTCATCGTCGTCGAAGGCATGCGGGCACGCCACTATGGAGAGGATAGGAGCGGGGATCTGAGTATATTTTTGCTGACCGAATTTGATCGCCAAACCAAGTGGCGGAGGCGCCGGTGGATACGGAGGTTGCATCTTTGCCAAATCCTGCTTCGTTTCCTGTAGATCTTTTTCGAGTTGGGCGACACCGGTCAACATGTTGTCTACGAACTTCGGCTCTAGCACCGCGCCTGCCTGAATCGCATCGATCTGTGTTCTGACGTCGACCATATCGAGGATCCAATCGGTGTTGGCATGGTTGTAGAAGGCGTAGGGGAAGGCTGCATCGAGGTAGATGAGTGCGGCGACTTTTTCGGGGTGACGGCTTCCGATCGAACTTAACTCTTCGCCGGCGATAGAGTGGCCCACGACGATCGGGTGATTCAGTTTGAGGGCGCTGATGACAGCAAGGACATCGTCACCGAGGCGGTCGGCGTTGTAGTTGGCTACGGTGGGGGGTGGCGCGCTGGAGTCACCGAAGCCGCGGCGGGTAATACCGTAGACGTGGTAGTGCGGAGTTAGTTTGAGCGCGAACTTGTCATAGACGTGGGCATCGTCGCCCAGACCTGTGAGGAGGACGAGTGGGCGGCCGGTGCCTCCCCAGTCGAGGACTTCGAGTTTGACGTCTGCTTGAACAGGAACGAACTGGATCTTATGCGGCGACGGGTCGATGGGCCATGCGGTGGCTTCGGTGGCACGGTTGAAGGTGAGAGGTTGGGACTTGCCCTGCGTGAAGGTCCCAGTGATGGAGTTTCCGTCAGGAGAGAAGGTTCCTTCATACGAGACGTGGTAGTCATCGACGGTGAATTTGATAAGAGCGCCTGTGATGGTAAGGGTCGTGGTGGGGTAGCCTTTGCTCGCCTGGTCGATGCTGTAAAGAGTTCCTTTCCAAGAGCCGGCGGTGCCGCTCGTCTCACCCTTGTCGATCTTCAGCATGATGCGGAGTCCTTCTGATCCAGCAGGTAGCGTGGCCTGCCAGGAGCCGATGGGATTTTGAGCGCGGAGTTGGCTTGCAGCAGAAAGAGTGATGGTGAAGAGGGCGATGAGTCTCAGGGCCAGTCGCGTCATCTTGGGTCTCCGAATTGTGGGGTGCGGGCTGAGAGGGATGTTTCAGACGAGGAGCAGTTGAGATTGGCGTAGATGACGGGATTGGTTTCGATCCGATAGAGATGCCAGTAGGTGAAGGTGTGATGGATTCTGGAGGAGGAGACCAGGGGGGAGTAGGAGAGTTTTGGTTGCGGGCCTTGTGGGCCGGATAGATGGGTGAGGGTTAATACGGCGATGATGGAGAGGATCGCCGCATGGACGATTCGACGCAGGGGCGGTGTCGAAGAGATCTCCGAGTAGAAGCCAGAAGGCTGTGGCTGGGGGTGAAGCTGAGCGTCGATATGTTGAACGAAAAGCGAACGCAGGACGTCGAAAAGAAGTTGGAACGAACGGCCTTCGCGAGTCTGCTCGTCGAAGATCCAAAGTATCTCTTCGCCAAAACGATTCCGGAAGGAACAGGGATGGAGATGAAGGAGGGCGCGATAAAAGAGACGGACGGGCGAGTTCATGCTCTGCGGGGCCTCTTTTCGTTGAGCGTCAGTCTTGCTTCGCGTACTACGTTGTGGAGGCGGTCTATTTCTGCTGAGAGCACAGTGCGGCCTTGAGCGGTAATGCGGTAGAGACGGCGGGTTTCGTCAACGGGGAGAGAGGGTTTTGGAGCGTCGATGACGAGCTTCTGGTCCATGAGCCTTTTGAGATTGTCGTAGAGAGTGCCAGGGCCAAGTTTGTAATGTCCGTGCGACTGGCGTGAGATCTCCTGGATGATGCCGTAGCCGTGGAGGTCTTCGGCAGCGAGCGCCAAAAGAATATGCAGCGTGGCAGGGGCGAGAGGCGGGTTGAGTCTGGGATCGGGCTTCATGGTCGGAATCCGACTATATCAGATTCCGACTATTTACCACACCCTGTTCTTAAATTTTTTTGTCGACGACCATTAGCTCGACGGGGACTATGGGACGGGTGCGGGGGAGAGTGCCACGGTGGGCGGCGAAGCCCATGAGGAGGCGGGCGTAGCCGAAGATGGATAGTTTAGTGAGGCTGGCTGCGTGTTTCGGGAGCGCCTTCCAGAAGAGCAGCGAG
Coding sequences within:
- a CDS encoding AAA family ATPase; its protein translation is MLKKITLLRERVEDWTAYPFSVPTIASLPEISIHSRIAFFAGENGTGKSTLLEAIAAHYGFGPEGGNRNIRNDTTEHNHSTDTLVRALRLSFDKRTGAGFFLRAESFFNTATQIDKLDDPIENAGIGPPIFPSYGGQSLHTRSHGETFFTLLDRKFRRNGLFLLDEPEAALSPQRQLSFLLLIRDTLRHYKDAQFLISTHSPVLLGYPGAQIFSFDGGHLQEIDYEDTAPLQIVRRFTTDRDNFLQELFQEPPSLFEEPDKQ
- a CDS encoding GNAT family N-acetyltransferase; translated protein: MATNPSIRPIKVGLLKESELGEADRIVRLAFGTFMGLPNPLDFMGDRHYMTPRWRSTNVKVVAAREGDRLVGSNVVTRWGSFGFFGPLTVDPEYWNRGVAQRLMESTMTTFDRWGVRHTGLYTFAHSAKHVGLYQKFGYWPRYLTAIMTFAAEEARSEHVKAPMLLSAFKKNQREAAIEACGRLTHRIDKGLDLGGEIRSVLARRTGDVVLTYTRNALDGFAVCLNGAGSEGGEKTCYVKFGAARSGAGAAERFDGLLEACEAFASSRGAVVEAGVNMAREDAYRCLRSRGYRVLMQGVAMQRPHLEGFNRADAFVIDDWR
- a CDS encoding alpha/beta fold hydrolase, with the protein product MTRLALRLIALFTITLSAASQLRAQNPIGSWQATLPAGSEGLRIMLKIDKGETSGTAGSWKGTLYSIDQASKGYPTTTLTITGALIKFTVDDYHVSYEGTFSPDGNSITGTFTQGKSQPLTFNRATEATAWPIDPSPHKIQFVPVQADVKLEVLDWGGTGRPLVLLTGLGDDAHVYDKFALKLTPHYHVYGITRRGFGDSSAPPPTVANYNADRLGDDVLAVISALKLNHPIVVGHSIAGEELSSIGSRHPEKVAALIYLDAAFPYAFYNHANTDWILDMVDVRTQIDAIQAGAVLEPKFVDNMLTGVAQLEKDLQETKQDLAKMQPPYPPAPPPLGLAIKFGQQKYTQIPAPILSIVACPHAFDDDDVHSTPEGKAAIIKEDGIRCTAQADAFQSGVPSAHIVRMPNADHYVFKSNEADTLREMNAFIATLPGN
- a CDS encoding PadR family transcriptional regulator, translating into MKPDPRLNPPLAPATLHILLALAAEDLHGYGIIQEISRQSHGHYKLGPGTLYDNLKRLMDQKLVIDAPKPSLPVDETRRLYRITAQGRTVLSAEIDRLHNVVREARLTLNEKRPRRA